Proteins from one Nakamurella multipartita DSM 44233 genomic window:
- a CDS encoding iron-containing alcohol dehydrogenase gives MSTSRPSTTPRTPQDFATAWALPLRTIVSAPGALDRLPGLVGQLPATGDLGLLHDGTPKAVGEADLLTRVQDSLAGRALRPVQTPPGAHGTVLDEATVQFTVDAARGITGLVSVGSGTISDLAKAVAAELDVPLVAVQTAASVNGYADSLSVLVRNGAKRTVPTAWPQALLIDHDVLAQAPDALTRSGVGDAVAVWVAPADWYLANALGLDRGFDESSVAPVSTAAHALVELDPAEPAALAALIDTLTIGGLGIGFTGTTAGLSGCEHLISHLLDMAAMAAGTEHDLHGAQVGVATVVSCALWEIALQEMDLGRLEPAALAPPADLEQRVLASWRDLDPSGRVGGECWTAVQRKFAAWAEHGADVRRFFDRWPEHEDTLRRLAAPPRLPATALQRWGAAVTFSALTPAVDADRARWALRTLPYMRDRFTLADLLLLAGRWDDALIDRVLARAAEVGGGL, from the coding sequence ATGAGCACCTCGAGACCCTCGACGACCCCCCGGACGCCACAGGACTTCGCCACCGCCTGGGCTCTGCCGCTGCGCACCATCGTGTCCGCGCCCGGCGCGCTGGACCGGCTGCCCGGGCTGGTCGGCCAACTGCCGGCGACCGGCGACCTGGGCCTTTTGCACGACGGCACGCCCAAGGCGGTCGGCGAGGCCGATCTGCTGACCCGCGTCCAGGACAGTCTGGCCGGCCGGGCGCTGCGCCCGGTGCAGACTCCCCCGGGCGCCCACGGCACCGTGCTGGACGAGGCGACCGTGCAGTTCACGGTCGACGCGGCCCGCGGCATCACCGGCCTGGTGTCGGTGGGTTCGGGCACCATCAGCGATCTGGCCAAGGCGGTGGCCGCCGAACTCGACGTGCCGTTGGTGGCCGTGCAGACGGCCGCGTCGGTCAACGGCTACGCCGATTCGCTCTCGGTGCTGGTCCGCAACGGCGCGAAGCGAACCGTGCCGACCGCCTGGCCGCAGGCCCTGCTGATCGACCACGACGTCCTGGCCCAGGCGCCGGACGCGCTGACCCGGTCCGGCGTCGGCGATGCGGTCGCGGTCTGGGTCGCGCCGGCCGACTGGTACCTGGCCAACGCCCTCGGGCTGGACCGGGGATTCGACGAGAGCTCGGTCGCCCCGGTGTCCACGGCGGCCCACGCGCTGGTCGAACTCGACCCGGCCGAGCCGGCGGCGCTGGCCGCGCTGATCGACACGCTGACCATCGGCGGGCTGGGGATCGGGTTCACCGGCACCACCGCCGGCCTGTCCGGCTGCGAGCACCTGATCAGCCACCTGCTGGACATGGCCGCGATGGCCGCCGGGACCGAGCACGACCTGCACGGGGCCCAGGTCGGCGTGGCCACCGTGGTCTCCTGCGCGCTGTGGGAGATCGCCCTGCAGGAAATGGATCTGGGCCGCCTGGAGCCGGCCGCGCTGGCGCCGCCGGCCGACCTGGAACAGCGCGTGCTGGCCAGCTGGCGCGACCTGGACCCCAGTGGCCGCGTCGGGGGCGAATGCTGGACCGCGGTTCAACGCAAGTTCGCCGCCTGGGCCGAGCACGGCGCGGACGTGCGCCGCTTTTTTGACCGCTGGCCGGAGCACGAGGACACCCTGCGCCGGTTGGCCGCACCGCCGCGGTTGCCGGCCACCGCCCTGCAGCGGTGGGGTGCCGCCGTCACCTTCTCCGCGCTCACCCCGGCCGTGGACGCCGACCGGGCCCGCTGGGCCCTGCGCACCCTGCCCTACATGCGCGACCGGTTCACCCTGGCCGACCTGCTGCTGCTGGCCGGCCGCTGGGACGACGCCTTGATCGACCGGGTGCTGGCCCGGGCCGCCGAGGTCGGCGGCGGGTTGTAA
- a CDS encoding class II fructose-bisphosphate aldolase has protein sequence MTIAKTVDLVRAARQAGYAVPAVNIVDDLSMRAIIAAAEQAQSPIIIQTSVKTVKSMGAEIISGIFQHAASNVSVPVALHLDHCPDRAVITQVIRHGWSSVLFDASDRPLQQAWDETREVVAECHAAGVGVESEIENIVGVEDGVGSDEATHSYSNAKLVEVAQDTGTDLLAPALGTAHGLYKASPVLQYDRVAELGRLTDKPVVLHGGTGLSPEDFQRFIDNGVAKINISTTVKLAYMHAARDHIAKAEQTGKWEPVKMFDDINAAVQATVIEHIGEFGSKGAAA, from the coding sequence ATGACCATTGCCAAGACCGTTGACCTCGTGAGGGCCGCCCGTCAGGCCGGTTACGCGGTCCCCGCGGTCAACATCGTCGACGACCTGTCCATGCGGGCGATCATCGCCGCGGCCGAGCAGGCGCAGTCGCCGATCATCATCCAGACCTCGGTCAAGACGGTGAAAAGCATGGGCGCCGAGATCATCTCCGGCATCTTCCAGCACGCCGCGAGCAACGTCTCGGTCCCGGTCGCGCTGCACCTGGATCACTGCCCGGACCGCGCGGTGATCACCCAGGTGATCCGGCACGGCTGGTCCTCGGTGCTGTTCGACGCCTCCGACCGCCCGCTGCAGCAGGCCTGGGACGAGACCCGCGAGGTCGTCGCCGAGTGCCACGCGGCCGGCGTCGGGGTGGAGAGCGAGATCGAAAACATCGTCGGCGTCGAGGACGGGGTGGGCTCGGACGAGGCCACGCACTCCTACAGCAACGCCAAGCTCGTCGAGGTCGCGCAGGACACCGGCACCGACCTGCTCGCGCCGGCCCTGGGCACGGCGCACGGCCTGTACAAGGCCTCCCCGGTGCTGCAGTACGACCGGGTCGCGGAACTGGGCCGGCTGACCGACAAGCCGGTCGTCCTGCACGGCGGGACCGGCCTGTCCCCCGAGGACTTCCAGCGCTTCATCGACAACGGCGTGGCCAAGATCAACATCTCGACCACGGTCAAGCTCGCCTACATGCACGCGGCGCGCGATCACATCGCCAAGGCCGAGCAGACCGGCAAGTGGGAGCCGGTCAAGATGTTCGACGACATCAACGCGGCCGTCCAGGCCACCGTCATCGAGCACATCGGCGAGTTCGGCAGCAAGGGAGCCGCGGCATGA
- a CDS encoding triose-phosphate isomerase family protein: MLPPTLIGCSSKSYFSAAQARAWGPEVMAGVADDAAGTSGLFCCPSFPLIPTLLDSLGAAGGLVGAQDVSVYGPGSYTGEVSAAVLAELGCRFVMAGHPERRRIFGEDDQTVHRKVLATAEAGMAPIIVVGEDVEGASAADALNAQFDRWLDGFPAGAELLVAYEPAWAIGRPQPAPPAHVAETIATVRDLIAQRDTAARVVYGGSAQPGTYRAIAAAAGEDVTGVPDGLFMARFGLDVANFLSIVREVREVAGQIGR, from the coding sequence GTGCTGCCCCCCACCCTGATCGGATGCAGTTCCAAGAGCTATTTCTCGGCGGCCCAGGCCCGGGCCTGGGGCCCGGAGGTGATGGCCGGAGTGGCCGACGACGCCGCCGGCACCAGCGGGTTGTTCTGCTGCCCGTCGTTCCCGCTGATCCCCACGCTGCTGGATTCCCTGGGCGCGGCCGGCGGTCTGGTCGGCGCCCAGGACGTCTCGGTGTACGGCCCGGGGTCCTACACCGGCGAGGTGAGCGCGGCCGTGCTGGCCGAACTGGGCTGCCGGTTCGTGATGGCCGGGCACCCCGAGCGGCGGCGGATCTTCGGTGAGGACGACCAGACGGTTCATCGCAAGGTGCTGGCCACCGCCGAGGCCGGGATGGCCCCGATCATCGTGGTCGGCGAGGACGTGGAGGGGGCCAGTGCCGCCGACGCGCTCAACGCGCAGTTCGACCGCTGGCTGGACGGCTTCCCGGCCGGCGCGGAGCTCCTGGTCGCCTACGAGCCGGCCTGGGCCATCGGTCGCCCGCAGCCCGCCCCGCCCGCGCATGTGGCCGAAACGATCGCCACCGTGCGCGACCTGATCGCGCAGCGGGACACCGCCGCCCGGGTCGTCTACGGCGGCAGTGCCCAGCCCGGCACGTACCGCGCGATCGCGGCTGCGGCCGGCGAGGATGTCACGGGCGTCCCGGACGGTCTGTTCATGGCCCGATTCGGCCTCGACGTGGCCAACTTCCTGTCGATCGTGCGCGAGGTACGCGAGGTCGCCGGCCAAATTGGTCGGTAG
- a CDS encoding FGGY-family carbohydrate kinase, with product MSSIQAFVGIDAGTTGCTVMIFDQHGNRLGEGYQEYPCTSPRAGWIEQDVDDVWRGICAASKQAVAAANLPPEAYKSVGFSSQRGTFILLDEEKNPLAPSLVWNDGRALKYQEIFAETISAEDYQTHTGMQLSPLWSAAKFAWLRDNEPELFNKTRWFANGQEYFLFKMGADEWVTDPASLTLNGMLDIEKLDWSDQILELCGVTRDKLPPVGIPTGQAGVVSAAAAFATGIPEGTPLCRGAGDQQCAAMGAGVVEQGQAEFTVGTAGVMVAHLDSLDRVQGRNLWWGGHAVPGAWDIEGGAFSLGANLKWWRDNMGLEEQVEADKTGRSVYAVMVEKALTSPPGANGLMFHSFLVSQVTPYYDAASRGGWIGLGLNHTRADMLRALLEGCAHEMRMVVDAFNSDIKGGITDLRLTGGGTKSDGFAQIMTDIIGQPTKVTKERECTVLGAAILGAFGSGSFSSIDEAVGAMVNVESEFTPNEKTRALYDEANKVYRGLYEAIANAGQYQALSDFSTRNF from the coding sequence ATGAGCTCGATCCAGGCATTCGTCGGCATCGACGCCGGCACCACCGGCTGCACCGTGATGATCTTCGACCAGCACGGCAACCGGCTCGGCGAGGGGTACCAGGAGTACCCGTGCACCTCCCCGCGAGCGGGCTGGATCGAACAGGACGTCGACGACGTCTGGCGCGGCATCTGCGCGGCCAGCAAGCAGGCGGTGGCCGCCGCCAACCTGCCGCCCGAGGCGTACAAGTCGGTCGGTTTCTCCAGCCAGCGCGGCACTTTCATCCTGCTCGACGAGGAGAAGAACCCGCTGGCCCCGTCCCTGGTCTGGAACGACGGCCGCGCGCTGAAGTACCAGGAGATCTTCGCCGAGACCATCTCCGCCGAGGACTACCAGACGCACACCGGTATGCAGCTCTCGCCGTTGTGGTCGGCCGCCAAGTTCGCCTGGTTGCGGGACAACGAGCCCGAGCTGTTCAACAAGACCCGCTGGTTCGCCAACGGCCAGGAGTACTTCCTGTTCAAGATGGGCGCCGACGAGTGGGTCACCGACCCGGCCTCGCTGACCCTCAATGGCATGCTCGACATCGAAAAGCTCGACTGGAGCGACCAGATCCTCGAGCTGTGCGGCGTCACCCGCGACAAGCTGCCGCCCGTCGGCATCCCCACCGGCCAGGCCGGAGTGGTCTCGGCCGCGGCCGCGTTCGCGACCGGCATCCCCGAGGGCACCCCGCTGTGCCGCGGGGCCGGCGACCAGCAGTGCGCCGCCATGGGTGCCGGGGTCGTCGAGCAGGGCCAGGCCGAGTTCACCGTCGGCACCGCCGGCGTCATGGTCGCCCACCTGGACAGCCTGGACCGCGTGCAGGGCCGCAACCTGTGGTGGGGCGGGCACGCCGTCCCCGGCGCGTGGGACATCGAGGGTGGCGCGTTCTCCCTGGGCGCGAACCTGAAGTGGTGGCGCGACAACATGGGCCTGGAGGAGCAGGTCGAGGCGGACAAGACCGGCCGCAGCGTCTACGCCGTCATGGTCGAGAAGGCCCTGACCTCGCCCCCCGGGGCCAACGGCCTGATGTTCCACTCGTTCCTGGTCTCCCAGGTCACCCCGTACTACGACGCCGCCTCCCGCGGTGGCTGGATCGGGCTGGGCCTCAACCACACCCGGGCCGACATGCTGCGGGCTCTGCTCGAGGGCTGCGCACACGAGATGCGCATGGTGGTCGACGCTTTCAACTCCGACATCAAGGGCGGCATCACCGACCTGCGGCTGACCGGCGGCGGCACCAAGTCCGACGGCTTCGCCCAGATCATGACCGACATCATCGGCCAGCCGACCAAGGTGACCAAGGAGCGCGAGTGCACCGTGCTCGGCGCCGCCATCCTCGGTGCCTTCGGCTCGGGTTCGTTCTCCTCCATCGATGAGGCCGTCGGTGCCATGGTCAACGTCGAGTCCGAGTTCACGCCGAACGAGAAGACCCGCGCCCTGTACGACGAGGCCAACAAGGTCTACCGCGGCCTGTACGAGGCCATCGCCAATGCCGGCCAATACCAGGCCCTCTCGGACTTCTCCACCCGTAACTTCTAG
- a CDS encoding GntR family transcriptional regulator: protein MTVSPVAEPVGSLDRSGSTPLYIQLANVLRERIERGEWKPDQKIPSENELNRMYGISRMTARQVLAQLVNEELLFRVQGKGTFVAHRKIGTRSPAYMGIREQLERMGYETTTKVLSSEVIPADVRVAEHLRISPGSLVYRLSRVRLVEDEPISLHTSFVPKALAQDLDADDLVNRQLCVVLENEHGLRMSRVNESLESTLPSADEAKLLRIRRTTPLLLLRQEISDPTGQEFEYSRILFRGDKIRLEFQYEL, encoded by the coding sequence ATGACCGTCTCACCTGTCGCCGAGCCGGTCGGTTCGTTGGACCGCAGCGGATCGACGCCCCTGTACATCCAATTGGCCAACGTGCTGCGCGAAAGGATCGAGCGCGGTGAATGGAAGCCGGATCAGAAGATCCCCTCCGAGAACGAACTCAACCGGATGTACGGGATCAGCCGGATGACCGCCCGCCAGGTGCTCGCGCAACTGGTGAACGAGGAACTGCTGTTCCGGGTGCAGGGCAAGGGCACCTTCGTGGCTCACCGCAAGATCGGCACCCGGTCGCCGGCCTACATGGGCATCCGGGAACAGCTCGAGCGCATGGGATACGAGACCACCACCAAGGTGCTCTCCAGCGAGGTCATCCCGGCCGACGTGAGAGTGGCCGAGCACCTGCGGATCTCACCGGGCAGCCTGGTGTACCGGCTCAGTCGGGTCCGGTTGGTGGAGGACGAGCCGATCAGCCTGCATACGTCTTTCGTGCCCAAGGCGCTGGCCCAGGATCTGGATGCCGACGATCTGGTCAATCGCCAGTTGTGCGTCGTCCTGGAGAACGAGCACGGGTTGCGAATGAGCCGGGTGAACGAAAGCCTGGAGTCGACCCTGCCGTCGGCCGACGAGGCCAAGCTGCTGCGCATCCGGCGGACGACGCCGTTGTTGTTGCTGCGCCAGGAGATCTCGGACCCCACGGGACAGGAGTTCGAGTACTCCCGAATCCTGTTCCGTGGGGACAAGATCAGACTGGAATTCCAGTACGAGCTGTAG
- a CDS encoding HAD-IA family hydrolase, with the protein MTPALILDCDGVLADTERDGHLVAFNQTFRELGLPFQWSQEEYAELLKIGGGKERMLGYLRQHPELDFGTPEEVAAKVAAAHKRKSEVYVELVEQGALPGRPGVKRLIESALDAGWVVAVASTSATKSVEAVLTSVVGPQTRARMAGVWAGDIVPAKKPAPDIYLLTLRELGLSADDAVVIEDSESGAKAAAAAGLRHVVTVSSFTAQDPFPAAGIVVSDLGEPGAPGAYRAGLDVRHDGVIDVASLERLLAQTTAPAPATV; encoded by the coding sequence ATGACCCCGGCCCTGATCCTGGACTGTGACGGCGTTCTGGCCGACACCGAGCGCGACGGTCACCTGGTCGCGTTCAACCAGACCTTCCGCGAACTCGGCCTGCCCTTCCAGTGGTCGCAGGAGGAGTACGCCGAGCTGCTCAAGATCGGCGGCGGCAAGGAGCGGATGCTGGGCTACCTGCGCCAGCACCCGGAGCTGGACTTCGGCACCCCCGAGGAGGTGGCGGCCAAGGTCGCCGCCGCGCACAAGCGCAAGAGCGAGGTCTACGTCGAGCTGGTCGAGCAGGGCGCGCTGCCCGGGCGCCCCGGCGTCAAGCGGCTGATCGAGTCCGCGCTGGACGCCGGCTGGGTGGTGGCCGTCGCCTCCACCTCGGCCACCAAGAGCGTCGAGGCCGTGCTCACCTCGGTCGTCGGGCCGCAGACCCGGGCCCGGATGGCCGGCGTGTGGGCCGGCGACATCGTGCCGGCCAAGAAGCCGGCCCCGGACATCTACCTGCTCACCCTGCGGGAGTTGGGCCTGTCGGCCGACGATGCCGTGGTCATCGAGGACTCCGAGTCGGGCGCGAAGGCGGCCGCGGCGGCCGGCCTGCGGCACGTGGTGACGGTCAGTTCCTTCACCGCCCAGGACCCGTTCCCGGCGGCCGGCATCGTTGTCTCCGACCTGGGTGAGCCCGGCGCGCCGGGTGCCTACCGGGCCGGCCTGGACGTGCGCCACGACGGCGTCATCGATGTCGCCTCGCTGGAACGCCTGCTGGCGCAGACCACCGCGCCGGCCCCGGCGACGGTCTGA
- a CDS encoding HAD-IIA family hydrolase: MQSVDSFDLNDIDTAIFDLDGTIYLGDALLPGAARLVGSLRERGVRTVFCSNNPTKSPTTYADKLTALGIGTDVDDVFTSLNSTVRWVTTTMPGATVFPIGEQPLIEALTAAGVPISDDPTRIDLVISSYDRTFDYRKLQIAFDALWFHRRARLVATNPDRFCPFPGGRGEPDAACITAAITAGTGVPCEAVFGKPERGLFDIIAQATGLVPERTLMFGDRLSTDISFARRHGMRSALVLTGETDTAMLAAAPEDIRPDVVLPRIDDLLAAHDDRRSA; encoded by the coding sequence GTGCAGTCCGTCGACTCGTTCGACCTCAACGACATCGATACGGCGATCTTCGATCTGGACGGAACGATCTACCTGGGTGATGCGCTGTTGCCCGGGGCGGCGCGGCTGGTCGGGTCGTTGCGGGAACGCGGTGTGCGCACCGTGTTCTGCAGCAACAACCCGACCAAGTCACCGACCACCTACGCCGACAAGCTCACCGCTCTGGGCATCGGCACCGACGTGGACGATGTGTTCACCAGCCTGAACTCGACGGTTCGCTGGGTCACCACGACCATGCCGGGAGCGACCGTCTTCCCCATCGGCGAGCAGCCGTTGATCGAGGCACTCACTGCGGCCGGTGTGCCCATCAGCGACGATCCGACCCGGATCGATCTGGTGATCAGCTCCTACGACCGCACCTTCGACTATCGCAAGCTGCAGATCGCCTTCGACGCCCTGTGGTTCCACCGCCGGGCCCGGTTGGTGGCCACCAATCCGGATCGCTTCTGCCCCTTCCCGGGCGGCCGGGGTGAGCCGGACGCGGCCTGCATCACCGCCGCCATCACCGCTGGCACCGGCGTGCCCTGCGAGGCCGTATTCGGCAAGCCGGAACGAGGACTGTTCGACATCATCGCCCAGGCAACGGGTTTGGTTCCGGAGCGGACGCTGATGTTCGGCGACCGGCTGTCCACCGACATCAGTTTCGCCCGCCGGCACGGGATGCGCAGCGCCCTGGTGCTCACCGGTGAGACCGACACCGCCATGCTGGCCGCCGCCCCGGAGGACATCCGGCCGGACGTGGTCCTGCCCCGCATCGACGACCTGCTGGCCGCCCACGACGACCGGAGGTCGGCATGA
- a CDS encoding alpha-ketoacid dehydrogenase subunit alpha/beta, whose amino-acid sequence MPKTTELKPLAPWVELSSTQADWDALDPAVLDTMLAQLHLIRAFEEEVLVLAGQKLINGPAHSSIGQEGGAVGSVLPLGAGDQVNGSHRGHHQFLAKALGFVAPDGLNPREPLSDKVREVLHRSMSEIAGLSDGYCRGRGGSMHLQWIEAGGMGTNAIVGGAVPFAAGFAFADKHADTTNVSVTYFGDGAVNIGSVLETMNLAAAWKLPVCFFIENNQYAVSTTVQEATGDDRLSARGLGFGIPSWKVDGMDTVAVYLAMQQALEVMRHGNGPTVIEVDTYRYFHQNGPFPGSAFGYRSKDEEQSWRDRDPIAKLEGHLLRRGLYTEAELTGVRKSIKAALGEIGAQLVEQDPNGKPGQQRIRPELWPDPAFLDVGIRGDLSSLKELTVRENDSFAADELEDRKFVDVIAEVMQIRMDENQRVVVMGEDVHRLNGGSRGATKGLREKFDDRVLGTPISEAAFTGLGGGLALDGRFYPVVELMYADFIWVAADQIFNQIGKARHMFGGDHDMPLLMRIKIGTGTGYGSQHSMDPAGIMATSVGWRIIAPSSPMDYVGLINAAMHLKDPVVVLEHDADLYKITGPAPKKDWNYILPPGQAAVRREGKDVTVLTYLSMVTKSLQAAEKSGVDAEVIDLRWLDRASLDWDAIERSIKKTNKVLIVEQGSLGTSYGGWLADELQNRFFDWLDAPVGRVTGSESSPSISKVLEAAALAGVDDIVDALKNI is encoded by the coding sequence ATGCCCAAGACGACTGAACTCAAGCCTCTCGCCCCCTGGGTGGAGCTGTCCTCCACCCAGGCCGACTGGGACGCCCTGGACCCGGCCGTCCTGGACACCATGCTGGCTCAGCTGCACCTGATCCGCGCCTTCGAGGAGGAGGTGCTGGTCCTGGCCGGCCAGAAACTGATCAACGGGCCGGCCCACTCCTCGATCGGCCAGGAGGGCGGAGCGGTCGGTTCGGTGCTGCCGCTGGGCGCCGGCGACCAGGTCAACGGCTCGCACCGCGGGCACCACCAGTTCCTGGCCAAGGCGCTGGGCTTCGTCGCCCCCGATGGCCTGAACCCGCGTGAGCCGCTCTCGGACAAGGTCCGAGAGGTCCTGCACCGCAGCATGTCCGAGATTGCCGGGCTGTCCGACGGCTACTGCCGCGGGCGCGGCGGCTCCATGCACCTGCAGTGGATCGAGGCCGGCGGGATGGGCACCAACGCCATCGTCGGTGGCGCGGTGCCGTTCGCCGCGGGCTTCGCCTTCGCCGACAAGCACGCCGACACCACCAACGTCTCGGTCACCTACTTCGGCGACGGCGCGGTCAACATCGGCTCCGTGCTGGAGACCATGAACCTGGCCGCCGCGTGGAAGCTGCCGGTCTGCTTCTTCATCGAGAACAACCAGTACGCCGTGTCCACCACCGTGCAGGAGGCCACCGGCGACGATCGCCTCTCGGCCCGCGGGCTGGGCTTCGGCATCCCCAGCTGGAAGGTCGACGGGATGGACACCGTCGCGGTCTACCTGGCGATGCAGCAGGCCCTGGAGGTCATGCGGCACGGCAACGGGCCGACCGTGATCGAGGTCGACACCTACCGTTACTTCCACCAGAACGGTCCGTTCCCGGGCAGCGCGTTCGGCTACCGCAGCAAGGACGAGGAGCAGAGCTGGCGCGACCGGGACCCGATCGCCAAGCTCGAGGGTCACCTGCTGCGCCGCGGCCTGTACACCGAGGCCGAGCTGACCGGGGTGCGCAAGTCCATCAAGGCGGCCCTGGGCGAGATCGGCGCCCAGCTGGTCGAGCAGGACCCGAACGGCAAGCCCGGCCAGCAGCGGATCCGGCCCGAGCTGTGGCCGGACCCGGCCTTCCTGGACGTCGGCATCCGGGGCGACCTGTCCAGCCTCAAGGAGCTCACGGTCCGGGAGAACGACAGCTTCGCCGCCGACGAGCTGGAGGATCGCAAGTTCGTCGACGTCATCGCCGAGGTCATGCAGATCCGGATGGACGAGAACCAGCGGGTCGTCGTGATGGGCGAGGACGTGCACCGGCTCAACGGCGGTTCCCGGGGCGCCACCAAGGGCCTGCGGGAGAAGTTCGACGACCGGGTGCTGGGCACCCCCATCTCCGAGGCCGCCTTCACCGGCCTGGGTGGCGGGCTGGCCCTGGACGGGCGCTTCTACCCGGTGGTCGAGCTGATGTACGCCGACTTCATCTGGGTGGCCGCCGACCAGATCTTCAACCAGATCGGCAAGGCCCGGCACATGTTCGGCGGCGACCACGACATGCCGCTGCTGATGCGCATCAAGATCGGTACCGGCACCGGTTACGGCTCGCAGCACTCGATGGATCCGGCCGGCATCATGGCCACCTCGGTGGGCTGGCGGATCATCGCCCCGTCCTCGCCGATGGACTACGTCGGTCTGATCAACGCCGCGATGCACCTCAAGGACCCGGTCGTGGTTCTGGAGCACGACGCCGACCTGTACAAGATCACCGGCCCGGCGCCGAAGAAGGACTGGAACTACATCCTGCCCCCCGGCCAGGCGGCCGTCCGCCGCGAGGGCAAGGACGTCACCGTCCTGACCTACCTGTCGATGGTGACCAAGTCGCTGCAGGCGGCCGAGAAGTCCGGCGTCGACGCCGAGGTCATCGACCTGCGGTGGCTGGACCGGGCCAGCCTGGACTGGGACGCGATCGAGCGGAGCATCAAGAAGACCAACAAGGTGCTCATCGTCGAGCAGGGTTCGCTGGGCACCTCCTACGGCGGGTGGCTGGCCGACGAGCTCCAGAACCGTTTCTTCGACTGGCTGGACGCGCCGGTGGGCCGGGTCACCGGCAGCGAGTCCTCGCCGAGCATCTCCAAGGTGCTCGAGGCGGCCGCCCTGGCCGGGGTCGACGACATCGTCGACGCGCTCAAGAACATCTGA
- a CDS encoding dihydrolipoamide acetyltransferase family protein, giving the protein MATLFRMPGVSADADEAVLEAWTVQQGATISSGQTIASVETEKAVVDVESDIDAVVHALLVPGGATVPVGDPIAVLLEIDEDPAEGEKLLAQLGLGGDQAAETATAIASAPEEAQAPPAPAPDAPAPSATVVAAPAASSNGGRVFASPIARKLAREKGIDFATLTGTGPGGRIVRDDVLAAASAGTAPVTAAAPPAASAAAAPQPAAQPVAPVVRPGWEATPHSKLRKLVASRLQASKQQAPHFYLRTSLRVDALLALRAQLNAAGSDRISVNDFIVKAAAKALIDVPEMNVVWSEEAVLHAPQADVAVAVASDRGLVTPVISGVEGLSLSALSRRIKDAVARANDGKLQQSELEGGTLTISNLAMFGVEEFDAIINPPQAGILAVGAAVKQPVVGDDGEIAVAGVVKVVLSVDHRPVDGVVGAKWLARFKELIENPLQIIV; this is encoded by the coding sequence ATGGCAACACTGTTCCGGATGCCCGGCGTCTCGGCCGACGCCGACGAAGCGGTGCTGGAGGCCTGGACCGTCCAGCAGGGCGCGACCATCTCCAGCGGGCAGACGATCGCCTCCGTGGAGACCGAAAAGGCCGTCGTGGACGTGGAATCCGACATCGACGCGGTCGTGCACGCGCTGCTCGTGCCGGGTGGGGCGACGGTGCCGGTCGGCGACCCGATCGCCGTCCTGCTCGAGATCGACGAGGACCCGGCCGAGGGCGAGAAGCTGCTGGCCCAACTCGGCCTGGGTGGCGATCAGGCCGCCGAGACGGCCACCGCGATCGCCTCCGCCCCCGAGGAGGCCCAGGCTCCGCCGGCTCCGGCTCCGGATGCCCCGGCTCCGTCGGCGACCGTCGTCGCCGCGCCGGCCGCCAGCAGCAACGGCGGCCGGGTGTTCGCCAGCCCGATCGCCCGAAAGTTGGCCCGCGAGAAGGGTATCGACTTCGCGACGCTGACCGGCACCGGGCCCGGAGGCCGGATCGTGCGCGACGACGTGCTCGCCGCCGCATCGGCCGGCACCGCGCCGGTGACCGCCGCCGCCCCGCCGGCGGCCTCAGCGGCCGCCGCCCCGCAGCCCGCCGCCCAGCCGGTCGCCCCGGTGGTCCGGCCGGGATGGGAGGCGACCCCGCACTCCAAGCTGCGCAAGCTGGTGGCCTCGCGGCTGCAGGCCTCCAAGCAGCAGGCGCCGCACTTCTACCTGCGCACCTCGCTGCGGGTCGATGCCCTGCTCGCGCTGCGGGCCCAGCTCAATGCCGCGGGCAGCGACCGCATCTCGGTGAACGACTTCATCGTCAAGGCCGCGGCCAAGGCGCTGATCGACGTGCCCGAGATGAACGTGGTGTGGTCGGAGGAGGCGGTCCTGCACGCACCGCAGGCCGACGTGGCGGTGGCCGTGGCCAGCGACCGCGGCCTGGTCACCCCGGTGATCAGCGGCGTCGAAGGATTGTCCCTGTCGGCGCTGTCGCGCCGGATCAAGGACGCGGTGGCCCGGGCCAACGACGGCAAGCTGCAGCAGTCCGAGCTCGAAGGGGGCACGCTGACCATCTCCAACCTGGCCATGTTCGGCGTGGAGGAGTTCGACGCGATCATCAACCCGCCGCAGGCCGGCATCCTGGCCGTGGGAGCCGCCGTCAAGCAGCCGGTGGTCGGCGACGACGGCGAGATCGCGGTGGCCGGCGTGGTCAAGGTGGTGCTCTCGGTCGATCACCGTCCGGTGGACGGGGTGGTCGGGGCCAAGTGGCTGGCCCGGTTCAAGGAGCTGATCGAGAACCCGCTGCAGATCATCGTCTGA